The Vibrio tasmaniensis genome includes a region encoding these proteins:
- the luxM gene encoding acyl-homoserine-lactone synthase LuxM yields the protein MELMSSLGSLLASSLPIEKKQQALVELVLHTYQPQQRTALFKTVAEHRRSQIELLFPEHQTKSDSVMFEAMDYRDLIQRYPNTLSAKVTLLEEAVGQCYIHWLDFWCECEISAIKAKLPLSTHAPYPMDLPIKDSAYYGVIIDQIENSQLIVQTPTCPQGVPISDAIALSNLEVFIKGEKWYEMLPLLHLSQTGKHFILLKHPTDEAFPTLVSSALIQDWSKNETWLSYAPPFCNDKWKYSLSRRGYEGLAELHIFTPPALSKCDSIPEFDNKFQLQLAEMQAVCEILRLTVSGNIQQKIYFLYLAQKEMLNLLHQAGYKIGFTIIDQPLILDFYKAIEPQAYLPLGSCDLNETNLLTYRGLWNIELMLKAFNHVNFRDYRRCLRENKNTAWQII from the coding sequence ATGGAATTAATGTCGTCTTTAGGTTCACTGTTGGCTAGCAGCCTGCCTATCGAAAAAAAACAACAAGCTCTGGTTGAACTCGTACTCCACACTTATCAACCGCAACAGCGTACGGCTCTTTTCAAAACAGTGGCAGAACACCGTCGAAGCCAAATAGAATTGCTTTTCCCTGAACATCAAACAAAAAGCGACTCAGTAATGTTTGAAGCGATGGACTACCGCGATCTGATTCAGCGCTATCCAAATACCTTATCCGCAAAGGTTACTCTCTTAGAGGAAGCGGTAGGACAATGCTATATACATTGGTTGGACTTTTGGTGTGAATGTGAAATTTCCGCAATCAAAGCAAAATTACCATTAAGCACCCATGCCCCTTATCCTATGGATCTGCCCATTAAAGATAGTGCTTACTATGGTGTGATCATTGACCAAATAGAAAATAGTCAACTCATAGTACAAACGCCAACTTGCCCTCAAGGAGTACCAATCAGCGATGCTATTGCTTTAAGCAACCTTGAGGTTTTTATTAAAGGTGAGAAGTGGTATGAGATGCTACCTTTACTCCACTTATCACAAACAGGTAAGCACTTTATTCTACTCAAACACCCAACAGATGAAGCCTTTCCAACCCTAGTCTCTTCAGCCCTAATTCAAGATTGGTCAAAAAATGAAACTTGGCTAAGCTACGCCCCCCCTTTCTGTAACGACAAATGGAAGTACAGTTTATCCAGACGTGGCTATGAGGGACTGGCAGAGCTACATATTTTTACTCCGCCGGCCCTATCAAAGTGTGACTCTATTCCAGAGTTCGATAATAAGTTCCAATTACAATTAGCCGAAATGCAAGCTGTATGTGAAATACTACGCCTAACCGTGAGTGGAAATATTCAACAAAAAATCTACTTTCTTTATCTTGCTCAAAAAGAGATGCTCAACTTGTTACATCAAGCGGGCTATAAAATTGGTTTCACCATTATAGATCAACCTTTGATACTCGATTTTTACAAGGCTATCGAACCACAAGCATACTTGCCGCTAGGGTCTTGTGACTTGAACGAAACGAACTTACTGACTTACCGCGGGTTATGGAATATTGAACTGATGTTGAAGGCATTCAATCATGTCAACTTTCGAGACTATAGACGGTGCCTCCGTGAAAATAAAAATACAGCGTGGCAAATAATATGA
- a CDS encoding cystatin family protein — MKKVRLTSLLGLATVFSVAVLAGCSQESDVPAKPQEKANPICSTKNLTGGWSQSAITPEAKQALDVVLGQMNTSAELKQILSVRTQVVAGLNYAIEFEMDNGEVWNTIVYRSLQGDIEMTQPAQKGRLCPLIN, encoded by the coding sequence ATGAAAAAAGTACGATTAACATCATTACTTGGATTAGCAACCGTGTTTAGTGTTGCTGTGTTAGCAGGATGCAGTCAGGAGTCTGATGTTCCTGCTAAACCACAAGAGAAAGCGAATCCGATCTGTAGCACTAAAAACCTGACGGGTGGTTGGTCGCAAAGCGCTATCACACCAGAAGCTAAGCAAGCTTTAGATGTGGTTCTTGGACAAATGAATACTTCAGCTGAGCTAAAGCAGATTCTGAGTGTGCGAACTCAGGTTGTCGCGGGTTTGAATTACGCTATTGAGTTTGAAATGGATAATGGTGAAGTGTGGAATACCATCGTTTACCGTTCTCTACAAGGTGACATCGAAATGACGCAACCTGCACAAAAAGGTCGCTTGTGTCCGTTGATTAACTAG
- a CDS encoding isocitrate lyase codes for MSQITQDIEKIEVAKSAAGAPWDTINPESAARMRAQNKFKTGLDIAQYTADIMRADMAAYDEDSSQYTQSLGCWHGFIGQQKLISIKKHFDGKTDRRYLYLSGWMVAALRSDFGPLPDQSMHEKTSVAGLVEELYTFLRQADARELGGLFRELDAAREAGDVNLQDRIQDKIDNHVTHVVPIIADIDAGFGNAEATYLMAKQMIEAGACCLQIENQVADEKQCGHQDGKVTVPHADFHAKLRALRYAFLELGIDNGIIVARTDSQGAGLTKEIAVVKEPGDQGDIYNSYLDVEEIDVADMAEGDVCFNRDGKLVRPKRLPSGLYQFREGTGEDRCVFDCIEAINAGADLLWIETEKPHIGQIKEMMDGVREVHPNAKLVYNNSPSFNWTLNFRQQAYDAMAAEGKDVSAYDRASLMSAEYDETELSASADEKIRTFQADASREAGIFHHLITLPTYHTAALSTDNLAKEYFGDQGMLGYVANVQRKEIRQGIACVKHQNMSGSDMGDDHKEYFAGENALKAAGEANTSNQFD; via the coding sequence ATGTCGCAAATTACACAAGATATCGAAAAGATTGAAGTTGCAAAAAGCGCTGCAGGTGCACCATGGGATACAATTAACCCTGAATCTGCTGCTCGTATGCGAGCTCAAAACAAATTCAAAACAGGTCTGGATATCGCGCAATACACTGCAGATATCATGCGTGCGGATATGGCGGCTTACGATGAAGACAGCTCTCAATACACTCAGTCTCTGGGCTGCTGGCATGGTTTCATCGGCCAACAAAAGCTGATTTCGATTAAGAAGCACTTTGATGGCAAAACAGACCGTCGTTACCTATACCTTTCTGGTTGGATGGTGGCAGCACTTCGCTCTGATTTTGGTCCACTTCCAGACCAATCTATGCATGAGAAAACCTCGGTTGCTGGCCTAGTAGAAGAGCTATACACCTTCCTACGCCAAGCAGATGCTCGTGAACTAGGTGGTTTATTCCGTGAACTAGATGCAGCTCGTGAAGCGGGCGATGTAAACCTACAAGACCGTATCCAAGACAAAATCGACAATCACGTTACACACGTGGTGCCAATCATTGCCGATATCGATGCGGGTTTCGGTAACGCAGAAGCGACCTACCTAATGGCTAAGCAGATGATTGAAGCGGGCGCGTGTTGTCTACAGATTGAAAACCAAGTAGCCGATGAGAAGCAATGTGGTCACCAAGACGGCAAAGTAACGGTTCCTCATGCTGATTTCCACGCAAAACTTCGCGCACTTCGTTACGCTTTCCTTGAACTAGGCATCGACAACGGCATCATCGTTGCTCGTACCGATTCACAAGGTGCTGGCCTAACAAAAGAAATCGCGGTAGTGAAAGAGCCGGGCGATCAAGGTGACATCTACAACTCATACCTAGATGTTGAAGAGATTGATGTTGCTGATATGGCTGAAGGCGATGTTTGCTTCAACCGTGATGGCAAGCTAGTTCGACCTAAGCGTCTACCTTCAGGCTTATACCAATTCCGCGAAGGTACTGGTGAAGATCGCTGTGTGTTCGACTGTATTGAAGCAATCAACGCGGGTGCTGACCTACTTTGGATTGAGACTGAGAAACCACACATTGGTCAAATCAAAGAGATGATGGACGGCGTACGTGAAGTACACCCTAACGCGAAACTGGTTTACAACAACTCTCCATCATTCAACTGGACGCTAAACTTCCGTCAACAAGCATACGATGCGATGGCAGCAGAAGGTAAAGATGTTTCCGCTTACGACCGTGCAAGCCTAATGAGCGCGGAATACGATGAAACTGAACTATCTGCAAGCGCTGACGAGAAGATCCGTACATTCCAAGCAGATGCATCACGTGAAGCGGGTATTTTCCACCACTTAATTACTCTGCCGACTTACCACACTGCGGCGCTGTCTACTGACAACCTTGCGAAAGAGTACTTCGGTGACCAAGGCATGTTGGGTTACGTTGCGAATGTTCAACGTAAAGAGATTCGCCAAGGTATCGCATGTGTTAAACACCAAAACATGTCTGGTTCAGACATGGGTGATGACCACAAAGAGTACTTTGCTGGTGAGAACGCACTAAAAGCAGCAGGTGAAGCGAATACGTCTAACCAATTTGATTAA